A stretch of Sphingobium yanoikuyae DNA encodes these proteins:
- a CDS encoding HWE histidine kinase domain-containing protein, translating into MPDLCTFKDLGDSVADFDKTDLTNCDREPIHLLGAIQQPGFLIAVSTDWIIARVSANIRDLLGSDPEALIGAPLPDYVPATFLHDLRNRISLLAEPDMVERLFACQIGTSGQPYDVAVHFSNGQIVIEAEPGSAAGGDATNAVRGMMSRLDRTKDMTAFFREGARQVRALLGYDRVMVYKFAASGAGAVVAEASKTGIGSFLGLNYPASDIPRQARELYKRNLVRVIRDVDAQPVPVVPEIDRSGKRLDLSLSILRSVSPIHIEYLKNMGVAASLSISIVVDDKLWGLFACHHYSPRSPTFERRSVCELFAEMFAMRLESRERRQVAEYEERARNISDQLLGAVASDETLLQDPDWLGDILTSAIPADGVGVWINGNYAFSGVTPPTEEFRRIVRALNGLAAGRVFTTDTIGSLVDGADEYAEQAAGLLAIPISRSPRDYVMLFRKELKQSVRWAGDPHKPIEYGPNGPRLTPRESFAEWKETVEGHAEPFTESELRVAETLRATLIEVVLRLADEAAAERRQSTARQEMLIAELNHRVRNILGVIRGLIRQSQPDSPEVKEFVRLVDGRIHALARAHNQITDDHWGPAPLGALIDAEAAAFAADRQSAIIANGTPTLINPQAYSTMALVVHELVTNSTKYGSLSGTGEVHIDWSRDHKGDLRFVWQESGGPTVQAPKRKGFGTTIIKRSVPYDLGGQANIEYAPEGVRAEFLIPSRHVSDARKVDGPTIHIQRSNVSSQHPVDIGVAGQKSVLLVEDSLIIALDAEDILNRLGASVSTASIAEAAHDLLDEARFDFAILDINLGDQTSLGIADRLQEQGVPYFFASGYGEQASLPMEHRSAMVVQKPYTTHNVAKAVQELFA; encoded by the coding sequence ATGCCGGATCTTTGCACTTTCAAAGACCTTGGGGACAGCGTGGCGGATTTTGACAAGACCGATCTGACGAACTGTGATCGTGAGCCAATCCATCTTCTCGGCGCGATCCAGCAGCCCGGCTTCCTGATCGCGGTCAGCACTGATTGGATCATTGCCCGGGTATCCGCAAACATCCGCGATCTTCTGGGCTCCGATCCGGAGGCGCTGATTGGCGCGCCGCTGCCAGACTATGTTCCCGCGACCTTCCTGCATGACCTGCGCAACCGTATTTCCCTGCTGGCTGAGCCCGATATGGTTGAGCGTCTGTTTGCCTGCCAGATCGGCACATCTGGCCAGCCTTACGATGTGGCAGTTCACTTCTCGAACGGTCAGATCGTCATCGAAGCGGAACCCGGCTCGGCTGCAGGTGGCGATGCCACCAATGCGGTTCGCGGGATGATGTCACGGCTCGACCGCACCAAAGACATGACGGCGTTCTTCCGCGAGGGCGCCCGGCAGGTGCGCGCCCTGCTTGGTTACGATCGGGTCATGGTCTATAAATTTGCAGCCTCCGGCGCCGGTGCTGTCGTCGCCGAGGCGAGTAAAACAGGCATCGGCAGCTTCCTGGGGCTGAACTATCCGGCCAGCGACATCCCCCGCCAGGCGCGCGAGCTCTACAAGCGCAACCTCGTCCGTGTGATACGCGATGTGGACGCGCAGCCGGTGCCCGTCGTCCCCGAGATTGATCGGTCGGGTAAGCGCCTTGATCTGTCGCTCTCGATTCTGCGATCGGTTTCGCCAATTCATATCGAGTATTTGAAGAACATGGGAGTGGCAGCCTCCCTGTCGATCTCGATCGTGGTCGACGACAAGCTCTGGGGGCTGTTCGCCTGTCACCATTATTCGCCGCGCTCGCCGACGTTCGAACGCCGTTCGGTGTGTGAGCTGTTCGCGGAAATGTTCGCAATGCGCCTCGAATCGCGCGAACGTCGCCAGGTTGCCGAATACGAGGAGCGCGCTCGCAACATCTCTGATCAGCTGCTTGGTGCGGTGGCATCGGACGAGACGCTGCTGCAAGATCCCGATTGGCTTGGAGACATTCTGACGAGCGCAATCCCCGCTGACGGCGTCGGCGTCTGGATCAACGGCAACTACGCCTTCTCCGGTGTCACCCCGCCGACGGAAGAGTTTCGACGCATCGTCAGGGCATTGAACGGGCTGGCCGCTGGCCGTGTCTTCACCACCGATACAATCGGCAGCCTTGTCGATGGTGCTGATGAATATGCCGAGCAGGCCGCTGGCCTCCTTGCGATTCCGATTTCTCGCTCACCTCGCGACTATGTCATGCTGTTCCGAAAGGAACTCAAGCAGTCGGTCCGTTGGGCAGGCGATCCCCATAAGCCAATTGAATATGGCCCTAACGGCCCTCGTCTCACCCCGCGCGAAAGTTTCGCTGAATGGAAAGAGACCGTGGAAGGGCATGCCGAGCCGTTCACGGAATCCGAGTTACGTGTCGCGGAGACTTTGCGCGCGACCCTGATCGAGGTTGTGTTGCGTCTGGCCGATGAGGCGGCCGCCGAACGGCGTCAGTCGACCGCGCGTCAGGAAATGCTGATCGCAGAGCTTAATCACCGTGTGCGCAATATTCTCGGCGTGATCCGTGGTTTGATCCGGCAGTCTCAGCCCGACAGTCCCGAGGTGAAAGAATTTGTCCGTCTCGTTGATGGCCGAATTCATGCGCTGGCGCGGGCGCATAACCAGATCACCGATGACCATTGGGGGCCGGCACCGCTCGGCGCTCTGATCGATGCCGAAGCGGCGGCTTTTGCCGCCGACCGGCAAAGTGCGATCATTGCCAATGGCACACCGACGCTCATCAATCCCCAGGCCTATTCGACTATGGCTCTGGTGGTCCATGAACTCGTCACCAACTCCACGAAATATGGCAGCCTGTCGGGAACGGGCGAAGTCCATATCGACTGGTCGCGCGATCATAAGGGCGACCTGCGGTTTGTGTGGCAGGAAAGCGGCGGTCCAACCGTCCAGGCGCCCAAGCGGAAGGGTTTTGGAACGACCATCATCAAACGCTCGGTCCCATATGATTTGGGAGGTCAGGCAAACATAGAATATGCCCCAGAGGGTGTGCGCGCCGAGTTTCTCATTCCTTCCCGGCACGTCTCCGACGCTCGCAAGGTTGATGGTCCCACGATCCACATCCAGCGCTCGAACGTGTCAAGTCAGCACCCCGTCGACATCGGGGTGGCCGGCCAGAAATCAGTGCTGCTGGTTGAGGACAGCCTCATCATCGCGCTGGATGCCGAAGACATCCTCAACCGCTTGGGCGCTTCTGTATCCACCGCGTCCATCGCAGAGGCGGCCCATGATCTGCTTGATGAAGCCCGCTTCGACTTCGCGATCCTCGACATCAACCTGGGCGATCAGACAAGTCTCGGGATCGCCGACAGGCTGCAAGAGCAAGGCGTCCCTTATTTCTTCGCGTCAGGCTATGGTGAGCAGGCAAGCCTTCCCATGGAACACAGGTCGGCCATGGTCGTGCAAAAGCCCTACACTACACATAATGTGGCAAAGGCTGTGCAGGAGCTGTTCGCCTGA
- a CDS encoding xanthine dehydrogenase family protein molybdopterin-binding subunit, whose product MSLIDSGKALAQGLMQSAMAKVVALAPDSWMPGGEPDPLIRHQHGHVGKPVSRIDGPLKVSGAALFAAEFPLEDMVYAAIVYSKIAKGRITSLDVQAAEKAPGVVLVMTYRNAPRLKPAPLFMSDPKAAAGDSIPVLQDEKIYWNGQPIAIVLADTQEQADHAAALVDVKYAAEPAETDFHAAIAKGTTQSQFMGQPLHDEVGDAQGAFEKAAVKIDAAYSTPRHNHNPIELHAVTLSWQGDMLRIHDAQQAVAHSAWTLGQVFDLPADKVVITSPYVGGGFGSKTLWQHQIIAAAAAKLAERPVRLMLSREGVYRIVGGRSPTEQRVALGSDAQGKLTALIHRGVTAKTSHNVMPEPFILPTRSAYAAENILLDVQHVEIDMTSNTFMRAPGEAVGTFALECAMDELAEKLGIDPIELRLRNEPEKDPISGLPFSARHIDQAWRDGAERFGWSARNPMPRMQQEGEWLVGMGCATATYPYYRMPGGAARITLSRDGQAIIDIAAHEMGMGTATAQTQVAAERLGLPMEQIRFNYGDSTLPGLVLAGGSQQTASIGASVIAAYNKLVVELLALAGNDSPLAGLKHSEVGSRDGGLASLEDPSRYESYASILSRAQRDAVVIEAEPPMPLETMHWSMHSHGAMFCEVRVNMVTGEPRVSRFLGSFDCGRILNPKTAASQFRGGIIMGLGLALMEEAQFDERSGRIMNPSLAEYHVPVHMDVPEIDVIWTDVPDPHTPMGARGVGEIGITGTGAAVANAIYNATGRRVRDLPITLEKLI is encoded by the coding sequence ATGAGCCTGATCGATAGCGGCAAGGCATTGGCGCAAGGCCTGATGCAGAGCGCGATGGCCAAGGTCGTGGCACTTGCGCCCGACAGCTGGATGCCGGGCGGCGAACCTGATCCGCTCATCCGCCACCAGCATGGCCATGTCGGCAAGCCCGTGTCACGCATCGACGGCCCGCTCAAAGTATCAGGCGCAGCCCTTTTTGCAGCAGAATTTCCTCTGGAGGACATGGTCTATGCCGCCATCGTCTATAGCAAGATCGCGAAAGGTCGGATCACCTCGCTAGATGTCCAAGCGGCGGAGAAAGCGCCCGGCGTCGTGCTCGTGATGACCTACCGCAATGCCCCGAGGCTGAAGCCCGCGCCTTTGTTCATGAGTGATCCCAAGGCCGCAGCTGGCGACAGCATTCCCGTGCTGCAGGATGAGAAAATCTACTGGAATGGTCAGCCGATCGCCATCGTGCTTGCTGACACGCAGGAGCAGGCAGACCATGCCGCCGCCCTGGTCGATGTGAAATATGCAGCAGAGCCGGCGGAAACCGACTTCCACGCGGCGATCGCCAAGGGGACGACCCAGTCGCAGTTCATGGGCCAGCCCCTGCATGACGAGGTGGGCGATGCGCAGGGGGCATTCGAAAAGGCCGCCGTCAAGATCGACGCGGCCTATTCGACGCCGCGCCACAATCATAACCCCATCGAGCTTCATGCCGTCACGCTATCGTGGCAGGGTGACATGTTACGCATCCATGATGCGCAGCAGGCCGTCGCACATTCGGCCTGGACGCTGGGGCAGGTGTTCGACTTGCCAGCCGACAAGGTGGTCATCACCTCGCCCTATGTCGGCGGCGGTTTCGGCAGCAAAACATTGTGGCAGCATCAGATCATCGCGGCGGCAGCGGCGAAACTCGCCGAGCGACCTGTGCGACTGATGCTGTCGCGCGAAGGCGTCTATCGCATCGTGGGTGGTCGCTCGCCGACCGAGCAGCGCGTTGCCCTGGGCTCAGACGCGCAGGGGAAGCTCACCGCACTCATTCATCGCGGTGTGACGGCCAAGACATCGCACAATGTCATGCCGGAGCCATTCATTCTTCCAACGCGCAGCGCCTATGCCGCGGAGAATATCCTGCTGGACGTTCAGCATGTCGAGATCGACATGACCAGCAACACCTTCATGCGCGCGCCCGGCGAGGCGGTCGGCACCTTTGCACTTGAATGCGCGATGGACGAACTTGCAGAAAAGCTCGGCATCGACCCGATTGAACTGCGCTTGCGCAACGAGCCGGAGAAGGACCCGATATCCGGCCTGCCCTTTTCAGCCCGGCATATTGACCAGGCATGGCGCGACGGGGCCGAGCGTTTCGGCTGGAGCGCGCGCAACCCGATGCCCCGGATGCAGCAGGAAGGCGAATGGCTGGTCGGCATGGGATGCGCCACCGCGACCTATCCCTATTACCGCATGCCCGGCGGTGCTGCCCGTATCACCCTGTCTCGCGACGGCCAGGCAATAATTGACATCGCCGCCCATGAAATGGGCATGGGTACCGCCACTGCCCAGACGCAGGTGGCAGCCGAGCGACTTGGCCTGCCGATGGAGCAAATTCGCTTCAATTATGGCGACTCTACCCTGCCCGGTCTGGTCCTTGCAGGCGGGTCGCAACAGACGGCATCAATCGGAGCCTCCGTGATCGCGGCCTATAACAAGCTGGTTGTGGAACTACTGGCGCTGGCCGGGAATGATTCCCCTCTCGCTGGCCTGAAACATTCAGAGGTGGGGAGCCGGGATGGCGGCCTTGCCAGCCTGGAAGATCCATCGCGGTATGAAAGCTATGCTTCCATCCTGTCGCGCGCCCAGCGCGACGCCGTAGTGATCGAAGCCGAGCCGCCCATGCCGCTCGAGACGATGCACTGGTCGATGCACAGTCATGGCGCCATGTTCTGCGAAGTGCGGGTCAACATGGTTACGGGTGAACCGCGCGTCTCCCGCTTCCTGGGATCGTTTGACTGCGGCCGCATCCTCAACCCTAAGACCGCGGCGAGCCAGTTCAGGGGCGGCATCATCATGGGCCTGGGCCTCGCGCTGATGGAAGAGGCACAGTTTGACGAGCGGAGCGGACGGATCATGAACCCCAGCCTCGCCGAATATCATGTGCCTGTGCATATGGACGTTCCCGAAATCGACGTTATCTGGACCGACGTTCCAGATCCCCACACACCCATGGGCGCGCGGGGCGTCGGCGAAATTGGTATCACCGGCACGGGGGCTGCGGTCGCCAACGCAATCTACAATGCGACCGGAAGGCGTGTGCGCGATTTGCCGATCACCCTCGAAAAATTAATCTAA
- a CDS encoding FAD binding domain-containing protein produces MTPFTYHRATTADEALRQAGGGVRYLGGGTNLIDLMRENIESPSALIDVTGLRTDIVEQSDGSILIGAAARNTAVAEHRAIRERYPLLSRAIVAGASAQIRNMATVAGNVLQRTRCLYFYDQDGAQCNKRIPGSGCDAIGGFTRNHAILGASDDCIATHPSDMCVALAALDAIVYLLGPNGERQIAFADVHRLPGDRPDIDTNLHTGELITAIELPAALPTTRSTYRKVRDRASYAFALVSIAAVLDVEQGHVRDVRLALGGVAHKPWRAAKAEALLRGSPATIDAFTKAASEELAQARPLRDNGFKVELARRTMIAVLTQLMEDMA; encoded by the coding sequence ATGACCCCCTTTACCTATCATCGCGCCACCACGGCCGACGAGGCGCTTCGACAGGCCGGCGGCGGGGTCCGCTATCTTGGCGGAGGAACCAACCTCATCGATCTCATGCGGGAAAATATCGAGAGCCCCTCGGCCTTGATCGATGTGACAGGCCTGCGCACGGACATTGTAGAACAGTCTGATGGCAGCATTCTGATCGGCGCCGCGGCGCGCAACACGGCGGTGGCGGAACATCGTGCCATCCGCGAACGATACCCACTTCTTTCACGCGCGATCGTCGCCGGCGCCAGCGCACAAATCCGCAATATGGCGACCGTCGCCGGCAACGTCCTGCAGCGCACCCGATGCCTCTATTTCTATGATCAGGATGGCGCACAATGCAACAAACGCATCCCGGGAAGCGGGTGCGACGCGATTGGCGGATTCACCAGAAATCATGCGATCCTTGGCGCGTCCGATGATTGTATCGCCACCCATCCATCGGACATGTGCGTGGCATTGGCTGCGCTCGATGCCATTGTTTATCTGCTGGGGCCGAACGGGGAACGCCAAATCGCATTTGCTGACGTTCATCGCCTGCCCGGCGATCGCCCAGATATCGACACCAATTTGCATACGGGCGAACTCATCACCGCCATCGAACTGCCAGCAGCCTTACCTACCACGCGCTCGACCTACCGCAAGGTCCGCGATCGGGCGAGCTATGCTTTTGCGCTCGTTTCGATCGCAGCTGTGCTCGATGTGGAACAAGGGCATGTGCGGGACGTCCGGCTAGCGCTCGGTGGCGTCGCCCACAAGCCGTGGCGCGCGGCCAAGGCGGAAGCGCTTTTGCGTGGGTCACCCGCAACGATAGATGCCTTCACAAAGGCTGCGTCGGAGGAACTGGCCCAGGCCCGACCGCTCCGCGACAACGGCTTCAAGGTCGAGCTAGCGCGGCGGACGATGATCGCGGTGCTTACGCAGTTGATGGAGGACATGGCATGA
- a CDS encoding 2Fe-2S iron-sulfur cluster-binding protein, translating to MSILINGAVVEGPEDPRISLLDFLREQQGLTGSKKGCNQGACGACTVLADGERILSCLALAAQYEGQEITTIEGLGSADNLHSLQQAFVEHDGFQCGYCTPGQICSAVGMAAELKRGVPSHVTQALGSSIAMTRDEVRERMSGNLCRCGAHNGIVDAILETFAEVAQ from the coding sequence ATGAGCATCCTTATAAATGGCGCCGTGGTCGAGGGTCCTGAGGATCCCCGCATTTCTCTCCTCGACTTCCTGCGGGAGCAACAGGGCCTCACCGGATCGAAGAAAGGCTGCAATCAAGGCGCATGTGGCGCCTGCACCGTGCTGGCGGACGGGGAGCGGATCCTGTCCTGTCTCGCGCTCGCCGCTCAATATGAGGGGCAGGAGATTACAACAATCGAAGGCTTGGGCAGCGCCGACAATCTGCACTCTCTGCAGCAAGCCTTTGTCGAGCATGACGGCTTCCAATGCGGCTATTGTACACCGGGACAGATATGTTCGGCAGTCGGAATGGCCGCCGAGTTGAAACGCGGCGTCCCCAGCCATGTAACGCAAGCGCTCGGCAGCAGCATCGCAATGACGCGCGACGAGGTACGCGAGCGGATGAGCGGCAATCTGTGCCGCTGCGGCGCGCATAATGGCATTGTTGACGCAATCCTGGAGACTTTTGCGGAGGTCGCCCAATGA
- a CDS encoding S1/P1 nuclease, translating into MRRLILTAALFSMTSPALAWGPIGHRVTGAIADRNLSGLARANVQLLLGEEDLAQAATWPDDMKSDPADFWQKQANPWHYVTVREGDAYTNVDAPAEGDAMTALTRFTATLRNPAASIDDKRLALRFVVHIIGDLHQPLHAGGGNDRGGNDMKVSWFGRSTNLHSVWDSAMIEQRSLSYSELADWLARAITPEQVIAWNNRDPGTWIRESIALRKTIYPTDTNLSWDYAYQHRLELDDRLKRGGIRIAAYLNWVFENSQDQNGAEARSPRKPARRK; encoded by the coding sequence ATGCGTAGACTGATCCTGACCGCCGCTCTCTTCTCGATGACTTCGCCCGCTCTCGCCTGGGGACCGATCGGCCACCGGGTGACCGGCGCCATTGCCGATCGGAACCTAAGCGGCCTAGCCCGAGCCAATGTCCAGCTTCTCCTGGGCGAGGAGGATCTGGCACAGGCGGCAACCTGGCCCGACGACATGAAATCCGACCCCGCCGATTTCTGGCAGAAACAGGCCAACCCCTGGCATTATGTGACCGTCCGCGAGGGCGATGCCTATACGAACGTCGACGCGCCCGCCGAAGGTGACGCAATGACGGCCCTGACACGCTTTACGGCGACCCTTCGCAATCCCGCGGCGTCGATCGACGACAAGCGCCTTGCCCTGCGCTTCGTCGTCCATATCATCGGCGATCTTCACCAGCCGCTTCATGCCGGTGGCGGCAATGACCGGGGCGGCAACGACATGAAGGTGAGCTGGTTCGGCCGCTCGACCAATCTCCATTCGGTCTGGGACAGCGCTATGATCGAGCAGCGATCCTTATCCTATTCCGAACTTGCCGACTGGCTGGCGCGCGCGATCACGCCCGAGCAGGTCATAGCCTGGAATAATCGCGATCCGGGCACCTGGATCCGCGAAAGCATCGCGCTGCGCAAGACCATCTATCCCACCGACACGAACCTGTCCTGGGACTATGCCTATCAGCACCGTCTCGAGCTTGATGATCGGCTGAAGCGCGGCGGCATCCGTATCGCCGCCTATCTCAACTGGGTGTTCGAAAATTCTCAGGACCAGAACGGGGCCGAGGCCCGATCTCCGCGCAAGCCTGCAAGGCGCAAATGA
- a CDS encoding DUF5818 domain-containing protein gives MPRGTRHELVDMLLGDGPYPVLRVADGGEWRLDCTRSCRHLLGRRVRVVGTRSDFDMLDVERIEPT, from the coding sequence ATGCCACGCGGCACGCGGCACGAACTTGTCGACATGCTGCTTGGCGATGGTCCTTACCCCGTGCTGCGTGTCGCCGATGGAGGGGAATGGCGGCTCGATTGCACCAGATCCTGCCGGCATCTTCTTGGTCGACGAGTCCGGGTCGTAGGGACAAGGTCTGATTTCGACATGCTCGATGTCGAGCGGATCGAACCCACCTGA
- a CDS encoding LysR family transcriptional regulator, with the protein MQLLEQRFNVRLFDRDRSGVRVTAEGQVMLDAAAALLANAEDLERQWDCTAKGQSGLVRFGVAPMPPRAFLSEALLERLSTAPEVRNDVIVRNVDALLPLLVAGEIEFFIAAEGQIPETIPVRAEGVGRCPRGLIVRPGHPLLSEDAREGSYPVLISGGMGSARLADMREPGDGPHHIVEDFGTLVRLTAATDAIWHCSAFAVAEEIELGLLCELPESIYMDPPDFRIMAYSLERRSLSAPAKALLHIFRRQIGILLPRHRPASPPQIRLP; encoded by the coding sequence GTGCAATTGCTTGAGCAGCGGTTTAATGTTCGCTTGTTCGATCGCGACCGTTCGGGCGTCCGGGTTACAGCGGAGGGGCAAGTGATGTTGGACGCGGCGGCCGCGCTGCTTGCCAATGCGGAGGATTTGGAGCGGCAATGGGACTGCACCGCCAAGGGACAATCGGGATTGGTGCGGTTCGGAGTGGCCCCCATGCCGCCGCGCGCCTTTTTGTCCGAGGCCTTGTTGGAGCGGCTCTCGACGGCGCCCGAAGTGCGCAACGATGTGATCGTGCGCAACGTTGATGCGCTGCTTCCGTTGCTGGTTGCAGGCGAAATCGAGTTCTTCATCGCCGCTGAGGGTCAGATTCCTGAGACCATTCCTGTCCGGGCAGAGGGCGTGGGGCGTTGCCCGCGCGGGCTGATTGTGCGACCTGGTCATCCGCTCCTGTCAGAAGATGCGCGGGAGGGCAGCTATCCTGTCCTCATTTCCGGCGGCATGGGATCGGCCCGCTTGGCGGATATGAGGGAACCGGGCGACGGCCCGCACCATATCGTAGAGGATTTCGGCACGCTGGTCCGGCTTACTGCCGCTACTGATGCGATCTGGCATTGTTCTGCCTTTGCGGTGGCGGAAGAGATCGAACTTGGATTGCTGTGTGAACTGCCCGAATCAATCTATATGGATCCGCCGGACTTCCGCATAATGGCTTATTCTCTCGAACGGCGTAGCCTATCGGCGCCGGCCAAGGCATTGCTTCATATCTTTCGTCGACAGATAGGGATTCTACTCCCTCGTCATCGGCCTGCCTCACCTCCGCAAATTCGGTTACCCTAG